The Henckelia pumila isolate YLH828 unplaced genomic scaffold, ASM3356847v2 CTG_461:::fragment_3, whole genome shotgun sequence genome window below encodes:
- the LOC140871548 gene encoding endoribonuclease YBEY, chloroplastic-like, with protein sequence MCTCLPPLLRTRLFPAAVSSMEARLLSRFLPAAVALHSKLPFSSPHIRFHAIAAHLETASVFGRNGIGRDDLLSISRGFRWRNGKTSVAAAASRREYRKVRSRRVNAPKKKKDKELELSVKICLEEQLPEDPETLDIAEMLRLNVPMAMKLAFESLSNSEYNTRDTAISDVGGFESVELSVLLCNDEFIKKLNKEWRDEDHATDVLSMSQHIPELDLPILMLGDIVISVETAARQAKEREHALIDEIRILVVHGLLHLLGFDHELSDEAEEEMVREEEHLLKGLGWKGKGLIQSAGDAGANESPHFDHLDDRKRDGSLRFYKPKFSYIFCDMDGTLLNSKSQISSANAEALKEATSRGLKVVIATGKTRPAVINILKMVNLAGKSGIISEFSPGVFVQGLLVYGRQGREIFRRNLDLDVCRKALLYSAEQEIPLICFSEDRCLTLFEHPLVETLHTIYHEPKAEIINSVEQLLEGVEIQKLLFLDTAEGVSTTLRPFWAEATGDHASVVQAVPDMLEIVPSGTSKGRGVRMLLDHLNVTPNEVMAIGDGENDIEMLELASLGVALSNGSKKAKDAANVIGISNDEDGVADAIYRYAF encoded by the exons ATGTGCACTTGTCTCCCGCCGCTCCTCCGCACTCGCCTCTTCCCCGCCGCTGTCTCCTCAATGGAGGCGCGTCTTCTCTCACGATTCCTGCCCGCCGCCGTTGCTCTCCATTCGAAACTTCCATTTTCGTCTCCTCATATTCGTTTTCACGCTATTGCGGCACACTTGGAGACTGCATCGGTCTTCGGTAGGAACGGAATTGGCCGTGATGATCTCTTGAGCATCTCACGAGGATTCAGGTGGAGAAATGGAAAAACGTCTGTAGCTGCGGCGGCGTCGCGTCGGGAATATCGGAAGGTTCGCAGCAGAAGAGTGAATGCCCCGAAGAAGAAAAAGGACAAGGAGCTTGAGCTCAGTGTTAAAATTTGCCTCGAAGAACAGCTACCCGAGGATCCTGAAACTCTG GACATAGCTGAAATGTTGCGTCTTAATGTTCCAATGGCCATGAAGTTAGCATTTGAGAGTCTAAGCAATTCAGAATACAACACAAGAGACACTGCGATATCAGATGTTGGAGGTTTTGAGAGCGTTGAGTTATCAGTACTTCTTTGTAATGATGAGTTTATTAAAAAACTTAACAAAGAATGGAGAGATGAAGATCACGCTACCGATGTCCTCTCGATGTCCCAACATATCCCTGAACTTGATCTTCCAATT CTAATGTTGGGTGATATTGTAATTTCTGTAGAGACAGCTGCACGGCAAGCAAAGGAGAGAGAGCACGCTCTAATTGATGAAATTCGCATCCTCGTG GTTCACGGATTGCTTCATCTTTTGGGATTCGATCATGAATTAAGTGACGAGGCAGAAGAAGAAATGGTGAGAGAGGAGGAACATCTTTTGAAAGGTCTTGGGTGGAAGGGGAAAGGATTAATTCAGAGTGCGGGTGATGCTGGAGCTAATGAGAGTCCTCATTTTGATCATTTAGATG ACAGGAAGAGAGACGGCAGTCTCCGATTTTATAAACCGAAATTTAGCTATATCTTCTGTGACATGGATG GTACACTGCTCAACAGCAAAAGTCAAATTTCCTCAGCAAATGCAGAAGCCTTGAAAGAAGCAACGTCAAGGGGGTTGAAAGTGGTGATAGCTACTGGAAAA ACTCGTCCAGCTGTAATAAATATTCTGAAGATGGTAAATTTAGCTGGAAAATCTGGCATCATCTCAGAGTTTTCTCCTGGGGTTTTTGTACAG GGGTTGCTAGTTTATGGGAGACAAGGCCGGGAAATATTTAGACGGAATTTGGATCTAGATGTTTGCAGGAAG GCACTTCTATACTCCGCGGAACAAGAAATACCTCTTATTTGCTTCAGTGAGGACCGATGCTTGACATTGTTTGAACACCCTTTGGTGGAAACACTTCATACCATATATCACGAGCCAAAG GCAGAGATTATAAATTCAGTTGAACAGCTACTGGAAGGTGTGGAAATACAG AAACTTCTTTTTTTGGACACTGCCGAGGGAGTGTCAACTACTTTGCGGCCATTCTGGGCTGAAGCAACTGGAGATCATGCGTCTGTTGTCCAAGCTGTACCAGACATGCTTGAAATTGTTCCCTCGGGAACATCAAAAGGACGTGGAGTCAGAATGCTGCTCGATCATTTAAATGTGACACCAAACGAG GTCATGGCTATCGGTGATGGTGAAAATGATATTGAAATGCTCGAGTTGGCTTCTCTTGGCGTTGCTTTGAGTAATGGATCCAAGAAGGCTAAAGACGCTGCAAATGTGATTGGAATCAGCAACGATGAAGATGGAGTGGCTGATGCTATATATCGATATGCATTCTAA
- the LOC140871549 gene encoding early nodulin-93-like — protein sequence MGIPSEMRDFFADSRRKSLIIASPVEDDKALRTRQCTQEGVRAGAKAAAIACVASAVPTLIAARTIPWAKANLNYTGQALIVSAASIAAYFITADKTILECARRNAHYKSSP from the exons ATGGGGATACCATCTGAAATGAGGGATTTCTTTGCGGATAGCAGGAGGAAGTCGTTAATCATCGCATCGCCCGTCGAAGATGACAAAGCATTACGTACAAGGCAGTGCACGCAAG AAGGAGTGCGAGCAGGAGCCAAAGCTGCTGCAATTGCATGTGTTGCCAGTGCTGTACCTACT TTGATAGCTGCTCGGACAATTCCTTGGGCAAAGGCGAATCTCAATTATACTGGTCAGGCACTTATTGTATCCGCAG CATCCATTGCGGCGTATTTCATCACTGCTGATAAAACCATCCTGGAATGTGCAAGAAGAAATGCTCATTACAAATCATCCCCTTGA